From a single Rhodococcus qingshengii JCM 15477 genomic region:
- a CDS encoding serine hydrolase domain-containing protein, with product MTPSARRGSLARVEVPSRTELYVDRRFLPLADRFFAMYRQPQQGGGALVVYLGGEKVLDIWAGNADRDRRWDHDTVSLSFSTGKGVASTVVHRLAERGLIDYDAPVARYWPEFAAAGKDKITVRELMSHRAGLHRVRGLMPHPLDLMDYDAVVAALAAEKPDPRRLRGPGYHAVTYGWLVAELVARVTGQPFIDVVQAEIAKPLGVDEFWYRVPETERPRIAKLFPHINPAGLNWAFASTVLSHVGPTRGLAEAAMPDGFDVMVRNPAVHDAVMPGWNGVFSARALAKMYGAIANGGVIDGKRFLKESTIDQMSTIQTRDRDYVLAVRPNWTLGYHPPIIAARRQPRNAIGHYGVGGSGAYADLSSGLSLGFTTNRLGSAVTALGDLRLARLGAEAQELVRRI from the coding sequence ATGACTCCCAGTGCACGACGGGGTTCACTCGCCCGGGTGGAGGTGCCTTCGCGCACCGAGCTGTACGTGGACCGGCGATTCCTTCCCTTGGCCGACCGCTTCTTCGCGATGTATCGCCAACCGCAACAAGGCGGCGGTGCGCTGGTCGTGTACCTGGGCGGCGAGAAAGTGCTCGACATCTGGGCCGGCAATGCCGATCGTGATCGGCGCTGGGACCACGACACGGTGTCGCTGTCGTTCTCGACCGGCAAAGGCGTCGCCAGCACCGTCGTTCACCGACTCGCCGAACGTGGGTTGATCGACTACGACGCCCCGGTTGCTCGGTACTGGCCTGAATTCGCGGCGGCCGGCAAGGACAAGATCACCGTCCGCGAACTGATGTCACATCGCGCGGGCCTTCACCGAGTTCGCGGCTTGATGCCGCATCCTCTCGACCTGATGGACTACGACGCGGTCGTTGCCGCCCTGGCTGCCGAGAAACCGGATCCGCGTCGGCTTCGAGGCCCCGGCTATCACGCTGTGACCTACGGCTGGTTGGTAGCCGAACTTGTGGCCAGGGTGACCGGTCAGCCGTTCATCGACGTCGTACAAGCGGAGATAGCGAAGCCCCTCGGAGTCGACGAATTCTGGTACCGCGTACCCGAAACCGAACGTCCACGGATCGCGAAGCTGTTCCCACATATCAACCCTGCCGGCTTGAACTGGGCCTTCGCGTCGACCGTGCTCTCACACGTCGGTCCGACTCGCGGACTCGCCGAGGCCGCGATGCCGGACGGTTTCGACGTCATGGTGCGCAACCCGGCTGTCCACGACGCTGTCATGCCGGGCTGGAACGGAGTGTTCAGCGCGCGTGCTCTCGCGAAGATGTACGGCGCCATCGCGAACGGCGGCGTGATCGACGGGAAGCGGTTCCTGAAGGAATCGACCATCGACCAGATGTCGACCATCCAGACTCGCGATCGGGATTACGTGCTGGCGGTGCGGCCCAACTGGACTCTCGGTTACCACCCGCCGATCATTGCCGCGCGGCGGCAGCCGCGGAATGCGATAGGCCACTACGGAGTCGGCGGTTCAGGCGCGTATGCGGACCTGTCCAGCGGACTCTCGCTCGGTTTCACCACCAACAGGTTGGGTAGTGCTGTGACAGCTCTCG